A region from the Catellatospora sp. TT07R-123 genome encodes:
- a CDS encoding pitrilysin family protein, with protein sequence MRILTEAVPAMRSVSVGIWVGVGSRDEAPQLGGASHFLEHLLFKGTRKRSALDISAAIEAVGGETNAYTAKEYTCFYARVLDADLGLAIDVMCDAVADSVLAEADVETERGVILEEIAMHADEPGDEVHDLHAEALYGDHPLGRLISGTAETITPMTRKQIHSFYRRRYTPPVIVIAAAGNLDHATVVKLVKKAFEGTPLGEAPDAVPEPTRSPLTRVKTLPAGTLLRADDTEQAHLVLGGPALDRHDERRFALGVLNNVLGGGMSSRLFQQIRETRGLAYSVYSYTSQYAETGSFAVYAGCAPGKAQEVLDLIRAGLAEVAADGITAEELRRGKGMLKGSLVLGLEDTGSRMSRLGKGELLYGDLMDVDELLSRIDAVTLDDANAIAAQVLTVPMSLAVVGPFDEGALS encoded by the coding sequence ATGCGCATCCTCACCGAGGCCGTGCCCGCGATGCGCAGCGTCAGCGTCGGCATCTGGGTGGGCGTCGGCTCCCGCGACGAGGCCCCGCAGCTCGGCGGCGCGTCGCACTTCCTGGAGCACCTGCTGTTCAAGGGCACGCGCAAGCGCTCGGCCCTGGACATCTCCGCGGCGATCGAGGCGGTCGGCGGCGAGACCAACGCCTACACCGCCAAGGAGTACACCTGCTTCTACGCCCGGGTGCTCGACGCCGACCTGGGGCTGGCGATCGACGTCATGTGCGACGCGGTCGCCGACTCGGTGCTGGCGGAGGCCGACGTGGAGACCGAGCGCGGCGTGATCCTCGAAGAGATCGCGATGCACGCCGACGAGCCCGGTGACGAGGTGCACGACCTGCACGCCGAGGCGCTGTACGGCGACCACCCGCTGGGCCGGCTGATCTCGGGCACCGCCGAGACGATCACTCCGATGACCCGCAAGCAGATCCACAGCTTCTACCGGCGCCGGTACACCCCGCCGGTGATCGTGATCGCGGCCGCGGGCAACCTCGACCACGCGACCGTGGTCAAGCTGGTCAAGAAGGCCTTCGAGGGTACGCCGCTGGGCGAGGCCCCCGACGCCGTGCCCGAGCCCACCCGCTCACCCCTGACCAGGGTCAAGACCCTGCCCGCAGGTACCCTGCTGCGGGCCGACGACACCGAGCAGGCGCACCTGGTGCTCGGCGGCCCGGCGCTGGACCGCCACGACGAGCGGCGCTTCGCCCTCGGCGTGCTCAACAACGTGCTCGGCGGCGGCATGTCCAGCCGCCTGTTCCAGCAGATCCGCGAGACCCGCGGCCTGGCCTACTCGGTCTACTCCTACACCTCCCAGTACGCCGAGACCGGCTCGTTCGCCGTGTACGCCGGGTGCGCGCCGGGCAAGGCGCAGGAGGTGCTCGACCTGATCCGGGCCGGGCTCGCCGAGGTGGCCGCCGACGGGATCACCGCCGAGGAGCTGCGCCGGGGCAAGGGCATGCTCAAGGGGTCGCTGGTGCTCGGCCTGGAGGACACCGGCTCCCGCATGAGCCGCCTCGGCAAGGGCGAGCTGCTGTACGGCGACCTGATGGACGTCGACGAGCTGCTGTCGCGCATCGACGCGGTCACCCTCGACGACGCCAACGCGATCGCGGCGCAGGTGCTCACCGTGCCGATGTCGCTGGCCGTGGTCGGCCCGTTCGACGAGGGCGCGCTGTCCTGA
- the dapB gene encoding 4-hydroxy-tetrahydrodipicolinate reductase, translating into MTEAVEPIRVGVIGARGRMGVEVCRAVDRAEDLDLVAMIDQGDWLFNASDAGAQVIVDFTNPDVVMDNLHWCIDQGISVVVGTSGFTDARIEQVQAWLADKPGVGVVIAPNFGIGAVLMMEFAARAAKYFESIEIIEQHHPRKLDAPSGTALHTARLISQARAAAQMGPMPDATADEMDGARGTEVAGVRIHSVRASGLVAHQEVLFGATGETLTIRHDSFDRVSFMPGVLLAIREVVKRPGLTLGLDALL; encoded by the coding sequence GTGACTGAAGCAGTGGAGCCGATCCGGGTCGGTGTCATCGGCGCACGTGGCCGGATGGGCGTCGAGGTGTGCCGCGCGGTCGACCGCGCCGAGGATCTCGACCTCGTCGCGATGATCGATCAGGGCGACTGGCTGTTCAACGCCTCCGACGCGGGCGCGCAGGTCATCGTCGACTTCACCAACCCCGACGTGGTGATGGACAACCTGCACTGGTGCATCGACCAGGGCATCAGCGTCGTGGTGGGCACCAGCGGCTTCACCGACGCCCGCATCGAGCAGGTCCAGGCCTGGCTCGCGGACAAGCCCGGCGTCGGCGTCGTGATCGCACCGAATTTCGGCATCGGCGCCGTACTGATGATGGAGTTCGCCGCCCGCGCCGCGAAGTACTTCGAGTCGATCGAGATCATCGAGCAGCACCACCCGCGCAAGCTCGACGCCCCCAGCGGCACCGCGCTGCACACCGCCCGCCTCATCTCGCAGGCCCGCGCGGCTGCGCAGATGGGCCCGATGCCCGACGCGACCGCCGACGAGATGGACGGCGCGCGCGGGACCGAGGTCGCGGGCGTACGCATCCACAGCGTGCGCGCGTCCGGGCTGGTCGCCCACCAGGAGGTGCTGTTCGGCGCCACCGGCGAGACGCTGACCATCCGGCACGACTCGTTCGACCGGGTGTCGTTCATGCCCGGCGTGCTGCTGGCGATCCGCGAGGTCGTCAAGCGCCCGGGGCTGACCCTGGGCCTCGACGCGCTGCTGTAG
- a CDS encoding GNAT family N-acetyltransferase: MAVGFVRPARLSDVGEIARIQLTTWRVAYKRLFPAHVLEQLEEPFLRERWAEAVSAPPSPEHRVLVAVEQNAVDQAVQEYVVGFAASGPFDEAALAPGEDHIGAGITVAAVTDLLVEPRWGRRGHGSRLLSASVDLWRGDGYASAVCWAFDRDPATRKFLTSAGWAPDGATRALDVDDMLVPQLRLHTML, from the coding sequence GTGGCAGTCGGGTTCGTCCGTCCGGCGCGTCTTAGCGACGTCGGCGAGATAGCACGTATCCAGTTGACGACCTGGCGGGTCGCCTACAAGCGCCTGTTCCCTGCGCACGTGCTGGAACAGCTCGAAGAGCCGTTCCTGCGCGAGCGCTGGGCCGAGGCGGTCTCCGCCCCGCCCAGCCCCGAGCACCGGGTGCTGGTCGCGGTCGAGCAGAACGCCGTCGATCAAGCGGTCCAAGAATACGTGGTGGGGTTCGCGGCGTCGGGCCCGTTCGACGAGGCGGCCCTGGCCCCCGGCGAGGATCACATCGGCGCCGGGATCACCGTGGCGGCGGTCACGGATCTGCTGGTCGAACCGCGCTGGGGACGTCGTGGGCACGGCAGTCGGCTGCTGTCGGCCAGCGTCGACCTGTGGCGCGGGGACGGGTACGCCTCGGCGGTGTGCTGGGCGTTCGACCGCGACCCGGCCACCCGCAAGTTCCTCACCTCGGCGGGCTGGGCCCCCGACGGCGCGACCCGGGCCCTGGACGTCGACGACATGCTGGTCCCCCAGCTCCGCCTGCACACCATGCTCTGA